A genomic window from Pseudonocardia broussonetiae includes:
- a CDS encoding aromatic ring-hydroxylating oxygenase subunit alpha codes for MTAVQPTPVVSSLVPTLSGSAYTDASVFAAEQERIFERSWTCVALAADLTGPGAFRTVTVGRESVVLVRGRDGVVRGFLNVCRHRGAALCTEEAGQLRRNLQCSYHAWTYSLSGELVAAPNLTTMPDVDRAAYGLHAVHLREWLGYVWICLSEGEEPPSFDDEVVGAVVERLGDRDSIERYDVGSLSLARRVRYDVAANWKLIVENFMECYHCATIHPELTEVLPEFADGFAAQYYVGHGAEFGPDAAGFTVDGRAGFDRLPGLADDQDRRYYAITIRPQVFVNLVPDHVIVHRMTPLAPDRTVVECDWLFAPGVSDVDASVELFHRVNLQDFDACERTQPGMRSRAYRGGGVLVPSEHHIAEFHAWVAERLA; via the coding sequence ATGACCGCCGTGCAGCCCACCCCCGTGGTGTCCAGCCTCGTCCCGACCCTGTCCGGCTCGGCCTACACCGACGCGTCGGTGTTCGCCGCCGAGCAGGAGCGGATCTTCGAGCGCTCCTGGACCTGCGTCGCGCTCGCCGCCGACCTCACCGGCCCCGGCGCGTTCCGGACCGTCACCGTCGGGCGCGAGTCCGTCGTGCTCGTGCGCGGCCGCGACGGTGTCGTCCGCGGCTTCCTCAACGTCTGCCGCCACCGCGGCGCTGCCCTGTGCACCGAGGAGGCCGGGCAGCTGCGGCGCAACCTGCAGTGCAGCTACCACGCGTGGACGTACTCGCTGTCCGGTGAGCTGGTCGCCGCCCCGAACCTCACCACGATGCCCGACGTCGACCGCGCCGCCTACGGCCTGCACGCCGTGCACCTGCGCGAGTGGCTCGGGTACGTGTGGATCTGCCTGTCGGAGGGGGAGGAGCCCCCGTCCTTCGACGACGAGGTGGTCGGCGCGGTCGTCGAGCGGCTCGGCGACCGCGACTCCATCGAGCGCTACGACGTCGGCTCCCTGTCCCTCGCCCGCCGCGTGCGCTACGACGTGGCCGCGAACTGGAAGCTCATCGTCGAGAACTTCATGGAGTGCTACCACTGCGCGACGATCCACCCGGAGCTCACCGAGGTGCTCCCGGAGTTCGCCGACGGCTTCGCCGCGCAGTACTACGTGGGCCACGGCGCCGAGTTCGGGCCGGACGCGGCGGGCTTCACCGTCGACGGCCGCGCCGGCTTCGACCGCCTCCCGGGGCTCGCCGACGACCAGGACCGCCGCTACTACGCCATCACCATCCGGCCCCAGGTCTTCGTCAACCTCGTGCCCGACCACGTGATCGTCCACCGGATGACCCCGCTCGCCCCCGACCGCACCGTCGTCGAGTGCGACTGGCTCTTCGCGCCCGGCGTGAGCGACGTCGACGCGAGCGTGGAGCTGTTCCACCGGGTCAACCTGCAGGACTTCGACGCCTGCGAGCGCACCCAGCCCGGCATGCGCAGCCGGGCCTACCGCGGCGGTGGGGTGCTGGTGCCGAGCGAGCACCACATCGCCGAGTTCCACGCGTGGGTGGCGGAGCGGCTCGCGTGA
- the solA gene encoding N-methyl-L-tryptophan oxidase, whose product MSTPYDVIVVGLGGMGSATARHLAARGVRVLGLERFTPAHDRGSSHGGSRVIRQSYFEDPAYVPLLLRAYELWTDAEKEADTDLLTLTGGLYLGPEQSTTFAGSLRAAQEWGLPHEVLDGDAVRARFPTITPAEGEVAVYEERAGFVRPEATVRAHLDLAARDGADLRFGQQVLDVTETADGVVVRTADGTFTAGHVVVSPGAWAPSLLADLGLPLRVERQVQYWFAPPGGVEPFVGHPVYVAEQAGGAQIYGFPSMDGPDGGVKVAFFRRGKDTDPDALDRVVTEAEVEEMRTRVADTLPGLAGPLVRAVPCMYTTTPDEHFVLRRREHVTIACGFSGHGFKFVPVIGEICADLATTGTTAHPIGLFDPERFG is encoded by the coding sequence GTGAGCACTCCCTACGACGTCATCGTGGTCGGCCTGGGCGGCATGGGCTCGGCCACGGCCCGCCACCTCGCCGCCCGCGGCGTGCGGGTGCTCGGGCTGGAGCGGTTCACCCCGGCGCACGACCGCGGCTCCAGCCACGGCGGCTCGCGCGTGATCCGCCAGTCCTACTTCGAGGACCCGGCCTACGTGCCGCTGCTGCTGCGCGCCTACGAGCTGTGGACCGACGCGGAGAAGGAGGCCGACACCGACCTCCTCACGCTCACCGGCGGCCTCTACCTCGGCCCCGAGCAGAGCACGACGTTCGCGGGCAGCCTGCGCGCGGCGCAGGAGTGGGGGCTGCCCCACGAGGTGCTCGACGGCGACGCCGTCCGCGCCCGCTTCCCGACGATCACCCCGGCCGAGGGCGAGGTCGCCGTCTACGAGGAGCGCGCCGGGTTCGTCCGCCCCGAGGCGACGGTCCGCGCGCACCTCGACCTCGCCGCCCGCGACGGCGCCGACCTGCGCTTCGGGCAGCAGGTCCTGGACGTCACCGAGACCGCCGACGGCGTGGTCGTCCGCACCGCCGACGGCACCTTCACGGCCGGGCACGTCGTCGTCAGCCCGGGCGCGTGGGCGCCGTCGCTGCTGGCCGACCTCGGGCTGCCGCTGCGCGTCGAGCGCCAGGTGCAGTACTGGTTCGCGCCCCCGGGCGGCGTCGAGCCGTTCGTCGGGCACCCGGTGTACGTGGCCGAGCAGGCCGGGGGAGCGCAGATCTACGGCTTCCCGTCGATGGACGGCCCCGACGGCGGCGTGAAGGTCGCGTTCTTCCGCCGCGGGAAGGACACCGACCCGGACGCGCTCGACCGCGTCGTCACCGAGGCCGAGGTCGAGGAGATGCGCACGCGCGTCGCCGACACCCTGCCGGGGCTGGCGGGACCGCTGGTCAGGGCCGTGCCGTGCATGTACACGACCACGCCCGACGAGCACTTCGTCCTCCGCCGCCGCGAGCACGTGACCATCGCCTGCGGGTTCTCCGGGCACGGCTTCAAGTTCGTGCCGGTGATCGGGGAGATCTGCGCCGACCTCGCGACGACCGGCACCACCGCCCACCCGATCGGCCTGTTCGACCCGGAGCGCTTCGGATGA
- a CDS encoding GcvT family protein, with amino-acid sequence MSPRVVVIGAGVVGAAVADELTARGWTDVTVLDRGELPLPGGSSSHAPGLVFQTNPSRTMAGFARYTVEKMTELGAFTAVGGLEVATTPERLLDLRRRHGLAQSWGIDSRLVDADECAALHPLLPAGNVLGGFHTPTDGLANAPAAVAAQLARAADRGARVLGGHRVLEILTERGRVTGVRTDHGDVPADRVVSCTGFWGPQTGALVDLAIPLLPMAHQYVTTTPLPELAGATREASAVILRHQDRDLYFREHTERIGIGSYAHRPMPVDLDDLPTVTSPADPMPSKLAFTEEDFAASWDDARGLLPALTGIETGFNGIFSFTADGAPLIGEHPSVAGFWVAEAVWVTHSCGVAQAVARWLVEGEPGVDLHEADLARFEEPQLAPDYVRTRSTQAFVEVYDILHPLEPPVQPRPLRVSPFHARQVELGAVFTEGAGWERPLWFEANAGLPEVGRIPRRGEWASRFWSPIAGAEALVTRDRVAMYDMTPLKRLEVSGPGALDLLDGLTTNDLHKKPGAVTYTLLLDGDGGVRSDLTVARLGEQRFQVGANSNIDLDVLQRAAGDDVHIRDITGGTCCIGLWGPRARDVLSSLTRDDVSHTGFGYFRARRIHVGEVPVTALRLSYVGELGWELYCSAELGLRLWDLLWEAGERHGVIAAGRSAFNSLRLEKGYRSAGTDMTTEHDPYEAGVGFAVKPAADVTPARRLVPLLLDDPAHVVMGKEPVFHAGTCAGYVTSAAYGYTIDASIAYAWLPAAAAVAGTPVQVEYFGERLPAVVAAEPLFDPEMKRIRA; translated from the coding sequence GTGAGTCCCCGCGTCGTCGTCATCGGGGCCGGCGTCGTGGGTGCCGCGGTGGCCGACGAGCTCACCGCCCGCGGCTGGACCGACGTCACCGTGCTCGACCGCGGCGAGCTCCCGCTGCCGGGCGGCTCGTCGTCGCACGCGCCGGGCCTGGTGTTCCAGACCAACCCGTCGAGGACGATGGCCGGGTTCGCCCGCTACACGGTCGAGAAGATGACCGAGCTCGGCGCATTCACCGCCGTCGGCGGCCTGGAGGTCGCGACCACCCCGGAGCGGCTGCTCGACCTGCGCCGCCGCCACGGCCTCGCGCAGAGCTGGGGCATCGACTCCCGCCTGGTCGACGCCGACGAGTGCGCCGCGCTGCACCCGCTGCTGCCCGCGGGGAACGTCCTCGGCGGCTTCCACACCCCCACCGACGGCCTGGCGAACGCGCCCGCCGCCGTCGCCGCGCAGCTGGCCCGGGCCGCCGACCGCGGCGCCCGCGTGCTCGGCGGGCACCGCGTGCTGGAGATCCTCACCGAGCGCGGCCGCGTCACGGGCGTCCGCACCGACCACGGTGACGTCCCCGCCGACCGCGTCGTCTCGTGCACCGGGTTCTGGGGCCCGCAGACCGGCGCGCTGGTCGACCTGGCGATCCCGCTGCTGCCCATGGCGCACCAGTACGTCACGACCACGCCGCTGCCCGAGCTCGCCGGCGCCACCCGCGAGGCGAGCGCGGTGATCCTGCGCCACCAGGACCGCGACCTCTACTTCCGCGAGCACACCGAGCGCATCGGCATCGGCTCCTACGCCCACCGCCCGATGCCCGTCGACCTCGACGACCTGCCCACGGTGACGTCCCCCGCCGACCCGATGCCGTCCAAGCTCGCGTTCACCGAGGAGGACTTCGCCGCCTCCTGGGACGACGCCCGTGGCCTGCTGCCCGCGCTCACCGGCATCGAGACCGGCTTCAACGGCATCTTCTCCTTCACCGCCGACGGGGCGCCGCTGATCGGCGAGCACCCGTCCGTCGCCGGGTTCTGGGTGGCGGAGGCCGTGTGGGTCACGCACTCGTGCGGCGTCGCGCAGGCCGTGGCGCGCTGGCTCGTCGAGGGCGAGCCGGGCGTCGACCTGCACGAGGCCGACCTCGCCCGCTTCGAGGAGCCGCAGCTCGCGCCGGACTACGTGCGCACGCGCAGCACGCAGGCCTTCGTCGAGGTCTACGACATCCTGCACCCGCTCGAGCCGCCGGTGCAGCCGCGCCCGCTGCGCGTCAGCCCGTTCCACGCCCGCCAGGTCGAGCTCGGCGCGGTGTTCACCGAGGGCGCCGGGTGGGAGCGCCCGCTGTGGTTCGAGGCCAACGCCGGGCTCCCCGAGGTCGGTCGCATCCCGCGCCGCGGGGAGTGGGCGTCGCGGTTCTGGTCGCCGATCGCCGGGGCGGAGGCCCTGGTCACGCGCGACCGCGTCGCGATGTACGACATGACGCCGCTCAAGCGCCTCGAGGTCAGCGGCCCCGGCGCGCTCGATCTGCTCGACGGCCTCACCACCAACGACCTGCACAAGAAGCCCGGGGCGGTCACCTACACGCTCCTGCTCGACGGCGACGGCGGCGTCCGCAGCGACCTCACGGTGGCGCGGCTGGGCGAGCAGCGGTTCCAGGTCGGCGCCAACTCGAACATCGACCTCGACGTGCTCCAGCGCGCCGCGGGCGACGACGTCCACATCCGCGACATCACCGGCGGCACCTGCTGCATCGGGCTGTGGGGCCCGCGGGCGCGCGACGTGCTGTCCTCGCTCACCCGCGACGACGTCTCGCACACCGGCTTCGGCTACTTCCGCGCGCGCAGGATCCACGTCGGCGAGGTGCCGGTGACGGCGCTGCGCCTGTCCTACGTCGGCGAGCTGGGCTGGGAGCTGTACTGCAGCGCCGAGCTGGGGCTGCGGCTGTGGGACCTGCTGTGGGAGGCCGGCGAGCGCCACGGCGTCATCGCGGCCGGGCGCAGCGCGTTCAACTCGCTGCGGCTGGAGAAGGGCTACCGCTCGGCGGGCACCGACATGACCACCGAGCACGACCCGTACGAGGCCGGCGTCGGGTTCGCCGTCAAGCCCGCCGCGGACGTCACGCCGGCGCGCCGGCTCGTCCCGCTGCTGCTCGACGACCCCGCGCACGTCGTGATGGGCAAGGAGCCGGTGTTCCACGCGGGCACCTGCGCCGGGTACGTCACGAGCGCGGCGTACGGCTACACGATCGACGCCTCCATCGCCTACGCCTGGCTGCCCGCCGCGGCCGCCGTCGCGGGCACGCCGGTGCAGGTCGAGTACTTCGGCGAGCGCCTCCCGGCGGTGGTCGCCGCCGAGCCCCTGTTCGACCCCGAGATGAAGCGGATCCGCGCGTGA
- a CDS encoding bifunctional 3-phenylpropionate/cinnamic acid dioxygenase ferredoxin subunit, with the protein MIHVCALSDLPRGGARRLPLSPPISVFHTTDGEFYAIDDTCTHQDASLADGWLEGCEVECPLHAAIFDLRTGEPDGLVARRPVRTHQVVVDADDVYVLVASDTAFEAAS; encoded by the coding sequence ATGATTCACGTCTGCGCCCTCAGCGACCTCCCTCGAGGCGGGGCCCGCCGCCTGCCGCTCAGCCCGCCGATCTCGGTCTTCCACACCACCGACGGCGAGTTCTACGCGATCGACGACACCTGCACCCACCAGGACGCCTCGCTCGCCGACGGATGGCTGGAGGGCTGTGAGGTCGAGTGCCCGCTGCACGCGGCGATCTTCGACCTGCGCACCGGGGAGCCCGACGGCCTCGTCGCGCGGCGCCCCGTCCGCACGCACCAGGTCGTCGTCGACGCCGACGACGTCTACGTCCTCGTGGCCTCCGACACCGCGTTCGAAGCCGCGTCGTGA
- a CDS encoding helical backbone metal receptor — protein sequence MALDDLGTDVDVPDTVGRVVSIVPSLTEAVAASAPGLLVGATDWCTHPADLDVPRIRGTKNPDVEAIVALRPDLVVANQEENRVPDLDALRAAGVPVYVTDIRTLDDAFGSLARMLAACRLHRPAWLAEAEAAWAAVPEPARRRRAVVPIWRKPWMAVGSDTFTGALLARLGVDNVLGEDPERYPRFDPAALPPHDLAVLPDEPYLFTADDGPEAFPDVPSALVSGRLLTWYGPSLTEAARVLPGALES from the coding sequence GTGGCTCTGGACGATCTCGGGACAGACGTGGACGTACCGGACACCGTGGGGCGGGTGGTGTCGATCGTGCCGTCGCTCACGGAGGCCGTCGCCGCCTCCGCTCCAGGGCTCCTCGTGGGCGCGACGGACTGGTGCACGCACCCCGCCGACCTGGACGTCCCGCGCATCCGCGGCACCAAGAACCCCGACGTCGAGGCGATCGTGGCGCTGCGCCCGGACCTCGTCGTGGCCAACCAGGAGGAGAACCGCGTCCCCGACCTCGACGCGCTGCGCGCCGCCGGCGTGCCCGTGTACGTCACCGACATCCGCACCCTCGACGACGCCTTCGGCTCGCTCGCCCGCATGCTCGCCGCCTGCCGCCTCCACCGACCGGCGTGGCTCGCCGAGGCCGAGGCCGCGTGGGCGGCGGTCCCGGAACCCGCGCGGCGCCGGCGCGCGGTCGTGCCGATCTGGCGCAAGCCGTGGATGGCGGTGGGGTCGGACACGTTCACCGGGGCGCTGCTGGCCCGGCTCGGCGTCGACAACGTCCTGGGCGAGGACCCGGAGCGCTACCCGCGCTTCGACCCGGCGGCGCTGCCCCCGCACGACCTCGCCGTGCTGCCCGACGAGCCCTACCTCTTCACCGCCGACGACGGGCCGGAGGCGTTCCCGGACGTCCCGTCCGCGCTGGTCAGCGGGCGGTTGCTGACCTGGTACGGCCCGAGCCTCACCGAGGCCGCCCGAGTCCTGCCGGGAGCCCTGGAGAGCTGA
- a CDS encoding trimeric intracellular cation channel family protein codes for MLLVLDLLGVAVFAASGALAAVHARLDVFGVVVLAAVTALGGGVVRDVLVGVTPPSTLRQWPYLVVPAVVALLVFRWHPAVARLRRGVQLADAFGLALFVTTGTAVALETGAPAITAALVGVITGVGGGVLRDMLLNEIPTVLRREIYALAAAAGAAVVVAGDALALPQVPVALVAAVLVAGLRVLALWRRWNAPLPQA; via the coding sequence GTGCTCCTCGTCCTCGACCTGCTCGGCGTCGCCGTGTTCGCCGCCTCCGGGGCGCTGGCCGCGGTGCACGCGCGGCTGGACGTGTTCGGGGTGGTCGTGCTGGCCGCGGTGACGGCGCTCGGCGGGGGCGTGGTGCGCGACGTGCTGGTCGGCGTCACCCCGCCGTCGACGCTGCGGCAGTGGCCCTACCTGGTGGTGCCGGCGGTCGTGGCGCTGCTGGTGTTCCGCTGGCACCCGGCGGTCGCGCGGCTGCGGCGCGGGGTGCAGCTCGCCGACGCGTTCGGGCTCGCGCTGTTCGTCACGACCGGCACCGCGGTGGCGCTGGAGACGGGGGCGCCGGCGATCACGGCGGCGCTGGTCGGGGTGATCACCGGCGTCGGCGGCGGCGTGCTGCGGGACATGCTGCTCAACGAGATCCCGACGGTCCTGCGCCGCGAGATCTACGCGCTCGCCGCCGCCGCGGGGGCGGCCGTCGTCGTGGCCGGGGACGCGCTGGCGCTGCCCCAGGTGCCGGTGGCGCTGGTGGCCGCCGTGCTCGTGGCCGGGCTGCGGGTGCTGGCGCTGTGGCGGCGGTGGAACGCGCCGCTGCCGCAGGCCTAG
- a CDS encoding GOLPH3/VPS74 family protein has protein sequence MAELTLDEELFLISRDPVSGRDRSSVGIDAPLAGAVLISLAVAAAITIEDGRVVAHKYATLPRPHLQAALDAMAADARPRKPSHWLTRLPRTLKLQETLGVALAGRGIVRDERGSFLGITVKRFPDAGPEPRALLEARLAAALTGADPDPEPRTRLLAGLLGPADLVKKLVARPDRRAAGKRAKAFTEEAPLGDDVADVVAAAQQAVMVAVMASVVVSGADGGGGGGGGS, from the coding sequence GTGGCGGAGCTGACGCTGGACGAGGAGCTGTTCCTGATCTCGCGCGACCCGGTGTCGGGACGCGACCGCAGCTCGGTCGGCATCGACGCGCCGCTGGCCGGGGCCGTGCTGATCTCGCTGGCGGTCGCCGCCGCGATCACGATCGAGGACGGCCGGGTGGTGGCGCACAAGTACGCGACGCTGCCGCGCCCGCACCTGCAGGCCGCGCTCGACGCGATGGCCGCCGACGCCCGCCCGCGCAAGCCCTCCCACTGGCTGACCAGGCTGCCGCGCACGCTGAAGCTGCAGGAGACCCTCGGCGTCGCGCTGGCCGGGCGGGGGATCGTGCGCGACGAGCGCGGCTCCTTCCTGGGGATCACCGTCAAGCGCTTCCCGGACGCCGGGCCCGAGCCGCGGGCGTTGCTGGAGGCCCGCCTCGCCGCCGCCCTGACCGGCGCGGACCCCGACCCCGAGCCGCGCACCCGCCTGCTCGCGGGCCTGCTCGGCCCCGCCGACCTGGTGAAGAAGCTGGTCGCGCGCCCGGACCGGCGGGCCGCGGGCAAGCGCGCCAAGGCGTTCACCGAGGAGGCCCCGCTGGGCGACGACGTCGCCGACGTCGTGGCCGCCGCGCAGCAGGCCGTGATGGTGGCGGTGATGGCCTCGGTCGTGGTGTCCGGGGCGGACGGCGGCGGGGGCGGGGGCGGCGGGTCCTAG
- a CDS encoding MFS transporter — protein MSTELRRARNAVVVAFAVNGLAFASFISRTPAIADGLGLSTSQLALMLLCLSAGSVAGLPLAGPLVARLGPARSVLVAALTETVGLASLATGLLTGTVWPAALGLVVTGLGTGVWDVAMNVAGAEVEQRRGRTLMPRLHAAFSIGTVTGAGLGALTAATGVPLAAQILGVVVLIPVVMTVTVRGFLPSTPVPTRAEGGPGVLAAWREPRTLLIGVLVLGFAFTEGSANDWIAYALVEGYGSSETVGAVAFGVFVTAMTVGRTFGGSLLERFGRVVVLRAAAGLALVGLLLVLVGGSVPVALAGALLWGLGASLGFPVGMSAAADDPAHAAARVSVVSSVGYTAFLAGPPLIGLLAEGSGILRALFVVLGALLVGLLATGAARPVATGTTRTPAEPARRGGSPQA, from the coding sequence GTGTCGACGGAACTGCGCCGGGCGCGCAACGCGGTGGTGGTGGCGTTCGCCGTCAACGGGCTGGCGTTCGCGTCGTTCATCAGCCGCACGCCGGCCATCGCCGACGGCCTGGGTCTCTCGACCTCGCAGCTCGCGCTGATGCTGCTCTGCCTCTCCGCGGGGTCGGTCGCCGGGCTGCCGCTCGCCGGGCCGCTCGTGGCGCGGCTGGGTCCGGCCCGGTCGGTGCTGGTCGCGGCGCTCACCGAGACCGTCGGCCTCGCGAGCCTCGCCACCGGCCTGCTCACCGGCACCGTGTGGCCCGCCGCGCTCGGCCTGGTCGTCACCGGTCTGGGCACGGGCGTGTGGGACGTCGCGATGAACGTCGCGGGGGCCGAGGTCGAGCAGCGCCGCGGCCGCACCCTGATGCCGCGCCTGCACGCCGCCTTCAGCATCGGCACCGTCACGGGCGCCGGCCTGGGTGCGCTCACCGCCGCCACCGGCGTGCCGCTGGCCGCGCAGATCCTCGGCGTCGTCGTGCTCATCCCGGTCGTCATGACGGTCACCGTCCGCGGCTTCCTCCCCTCGACGCCCGTCCCCACGCGCGCCGAGGGCGGCCCGGGCGTGCTGGCCGCCTGGCGCGAGCCGCGCACGCTGCTGATCGGCGTGCTGGTGCTCGGGTTCGCGTTCACCGAGGGCTCGGCCAACGACTGGATCGCCTACGCGCTCGTCGAGGGCTACGGGTCGAGCGAGACCGTCGGCGCCGTCGCGTTCGGCGTGTTCGTCACCGCGATGACGGTCGGGCGCACGTTCGGCGGCTCGCTGCTGGAGCGCTTCGGTCGGGTCGTCGTGCTGCGCGCCGCGGCCGGGCTCGCGCTGGTCGGGCTGCTGCTGGTGCTCGTCGGCGGGTCGGTGCCGGTGGCGCTGGCCGGCGCGCTGCTGTGGGGTCTGGGCGCGTCGCTGGGCTTCCCGGTCGGCATGAGCGCCGCCGCCGACGACCCCGCGCACGCCGCGGCGCGCGTGTCGGTCGTCAGCTCGGTCGGCTACACCGCGTTCCTGGCGGGCCCGCCGCTGATCGGCCTGCTGGCCGAGGGGTCGGGCATCCTGCGCGCGCTGTTCGTCGTGCTCGGCGCCCTGCTGGTCGGGCTGCTCGCCACCGGCGCCGCCCGCCCGGTCGCTACTGGAACGACACGAACACCGGCGGAACCGGCCCGACGCGGAGGGTCTCCGCAGGCGTGA
- a CDS encoding DUF1772 domain-containing protein yields MLWLLVHLVTTAVLAGVGWVVQVVVYPAFALVGPAEWPDYHRRHVARIGWVVGPPWLVQGVSVGMLLLASPWEYALLGVLAAAGVALTVLAAVPAHEGLDGDRDLRILLRANLLRSLVWSAATVVSAVQLASALPFSP; encoded by the coding sequence GTGCTCTGGTTGCTCGTGCACCTCGTCACGACCGCGGTGCTGGCCGGCGTCGGCTGGGTGGTGCAGGTCGTCGTCTACCCGGCGTTCGCGCTGGTCGGCCCGGCGGAGTGGCCGGACTACCACCGGCGGCACGTGGCGCGGATCGGCTGGGTCGTCGGGCCGCCGTGGCTGGTGCAGGGCGTGTCGGTCGGGATGCTGCTGCTGGCCTCGCCGTGGGAGTACGCGCTGCTCGGTGTGCTCGCCGCGGCGGGCGTCGCGCTCACGGTGCTGGCCGCCGTGCCCGCGCACGAGGGGCTCGACGGCGACCGCGACCTGCGGATCCTGCTCCGCGCCAACCTCCTGCGCAGTCTCGTGTGGAGTGCGGCGACCGTGGTGTCGGCCGTGCAGCTGGCGTCGGCGCTACCGTTCTCCCCGTGA
- a CDS encoding LacI family DNA-binding transcriptional regulator: MSGARPTLATVAARAGVSPSTASLAFSGSTRVSPPTRERVLAAAAALGYAGPDPLAASLRRGRSGVVGAFIGERLLYAFRDPVAVQLLDGITEVLGAHDVGLLLLAGDTGRPSVTQIARMPLDAAIFATCGLEDDPALDLLRARGVPIVAVEGPDVDGVVLVDIDDRSGTADLARHLHGLGHRRVEVVAMPLRLDGRRGPIDGARRARVHYRDVRHRLEGVEDVFGAVPAFETASNAVDEGAHAGRVLLDVPAARRPTAVLAQSDVLAAGVLQAAAELGLDVPGDVSVAGFDGAELPWLGATRLTTVVQPTDEKGRRAAQAAMDLVDGTRPPDTVLPVALRIGTTTGPPRTGT, translated from the coding sequence GTGAGCGGCGCCCGTCCGACCCTGGCCACGGTGGCCGCGCGCGCCGGCGTGTCCCCGTCCACGGCCTCCCTCGCGTTCTCCGGCAGCACGCGCGTCTCGCCGCCGACGCGGGAGCGGGTGCTCGCGGCCGCGGCCGCGCTGGGCTACGCCGGCCCCGACCCCCTCGCGGCGTCCCTGCGCCGCGGCCGCAGCGGCGTCGTCGGGGCGTTCATCGGGGAGCGGCTGCTGTACGCGTTCCGCGACCCGGTCGCCGTGCAGCTCCTCGACGGCATCACCGAGGTGCTCGGCGCGCACGACGTCGGGCTGCTGCTGCTCGCGGGCGACACCGGGCGCCCGTCGGTCACCCAGATCGCGCGCATGCCGCTCGACGCCGCGATCTTCGCGACCTGCGGCCTCGAGGACGACCCCGCGCTCGACCTCCTGCGCGCCCGCGGAGTCCCGATCGTGGCCGTCGAGGGGCCGGACGTCGACGGGGTGGTGCTCGTCGACATCGACGACCGCTCCGGCACCGCCGACCTCGCCCGCCACCTGCACGGGCTCGGGCACCGCCGCGTCGAGGTGGTGGCGATGCCGCTGCGCCTCGATGGGCGGCGCGGGCCGATCGACGGGGCCCGTCGCGCCCGCGTGCACTACCGCGACGTGCGGCACCGGCTGGAGGGCGTCGAGGACGTGTTCGGGGCGGTGCCGGCGTTCGAGACGGCCAGCAACGCCGTCGACGAGGGCGCGCACGCGGGGCGGGTGCTGCTCGACGTGCCCGCCGCCCGCCGTCCGACCGCCGTGCTCGCCCAGAGCGACGTCCTCGCCGCCGGGGTGCTGCAGGCGGCCGCGGAGCTGGGGCTGGACGTGCCGGGCGACGTCAGCGTGGCCGGGTTCGACGGTGCCGAGCTCCCCTGGCTCGGCGCCACCCGCCTGACGACGGTGGTCCAGCCGACCGACGAGAAGGGCAGGCGGGCGGCGCAGGCGGCGATGGACCTGGTGGACGGGACCCGCCCCCCGGACACGGTCCTCCCGGTGGCGCTGAGGATCGGGACGACGACGGGGCCGCCGAGAACCGGCACCTAG
- a CDS encoding group II truncated hemoglobin translates to MRPTLYEFAGGRPAFRALARAHHLRCLADPELNHPFSRPDQHPQHTERLADYWAEVLGGPPHFSRACGGHTDVLVLHGGNGDISDLGRRFVRCFVAALDDAGLPADPEFRTAVRAYMEWAVADVLAHEEPAAVPAGLPMPRWGWNGLQ, encoded by the coding sequence GTGCGCCCCACGCTCTACGAGTTCGCCGGCGGTCGTCCCGCGTTCCGCGCACTCGCGCGTGCCCACCACCTGCGCTGCCTCGCCGATCCCGAACTCAACCACCCGTTCTCCCGCCCCGACCAGCACCCGCAGCACACCGAGCGGCTCGCCGACTACTGGGCGGAGGTGCTCGGCGGGCCGCCCCACTTCTCGCGCGCGTGCGGGGGCCACACCGACGTCCTCGTGCTGCACGGCGGCAACGGCGACATCAGCGACCTCGGCCGACGGTTCGTCCGCTGCTTCGTGGCGGCGCTCGACGATGCGGGGCTGCCCGCCGACCCCGAGTTCCGGACCGCCGTGCGCGCGTACATGGAATGGGCCGTCGCGGACGTGCTGGCGCACGAGGAACCCGCAGCCGTACCGGCCGGGCTGCCGATGCCGCGGTGGGGCTGGAACGGATTGCAGTGA
- a CDS encoding UBP-type zinc finger domain-containing protein: MSDSVDPTVPPSGPGCLDCDAAGGWWVHLRRCAQCGHVGCCDSSPAQHATAHWRSSGHPVVQSFEPGEDWFWDYATSSAADGPQLAPPTHHPEDQPAPGPAGRVPTDWRQHIH; this comes from the coding sequence ATGAGCGACTCCGTCGACCCCACCGTCCCACCCAGCGGCCCCGGCTGCCTCGACTGCGACGCCGCCGGCGGCTGGTGGGTCCACCTGCGCCGCTGCGCGCAGTGCGGGCACGTGGGGTGCTGCGACTCCTCCCCCGCCCAGCACGCCACCGCGCACTGGAGGTCGAGCGGCCACCCCGTCGTCCAGAGCTTCGAGCCCGGCGAGGACTGGTTCTGGGACTACGCGACGAGCTCGGCCGCAGACGGCCCCCAGCTCGCACCCCCCACGCACCACCCCGAGGACCAGCCCGCCCCCGGCCCGGCCGGCCGCGTGCCGACCGACTGGCGCCAGCACATCCACTGA